In Massilia forsythiae, one DNA window encodes the following:
- a CDS encoding catecholate siderophore receptor Fiu, protein MKPSKHITSRKHSPLSLRSTSAAALAILLPLAGHAASAADAPAAAPAAAAPAVEPADAQSARPHEVHINGERENEYKADRAGSAKYTEALVDTPQTIMVIKKELFQQQGATTLTEALRNTPGVGTFFLGENGSTNTGDAIYMRGFDSSGSLFVDGIRDIGSVSRDVFNIEQIDVLKGPAGTDNGRGAPTGSINLNTKQPFLKNSNGASVTAGSAHNRRGSADLNVVLDAASGTALRLNLLDQDSGNPARDVVKNKRWGIAPSLAFGLNGGTRLYIDYLHVKQDNLPDGGVPTIGLPGYTPPAATRTELATAAKVDPQNFYGSAADFDHVKADMGTVIIDHEFSPKLRLRNTSRYGKTQQFYLLSAFMGTTANIITAPSATYPAVRTADPSTWLLARTTRTNKDQRNTILANQTTLTADFDTNGLKHTLVAGLDLTDEKQNNWTNTGLGALVPANLYRPVPGIQPTALSPVRNGARTQGESVTESGYLLDTIKIGEQWLLGASVRLDHFDTTYDAVTLSTAAANPTLPVNTQIPAHFEVSDQLVSGKLSATYKPTANSSVYALWANSKQPPGSNLALSGSANSASNPIFQPQVSVTTEVGTKWDLLDKKMGVSAALYRTEVKNEVEQDPVDLRYYQTGRKRVQGVELGATGELARNWLLSAGYTWMDTKVEAGRVISASGENSLTYTPKHAFTSWTTYTLPMGVKIGGGARYNGRLLRGTDGAVGTPAYTNAYWVADAMAEYSVNRYVDLRLNVYNLFDKEYVAAINKSGYRYTPGAPRWATLTANFHF, encoded by the coding sequence ATGAAACCGTCCAAGCACATCACCAGCCGTAAACATTCGCCGCTTTCCCTGCGTTCCACCAGCGCCGCCGCGCTCGCCATCCTGCTGCCGCTGGCCGGCCATGCCGCCAGCGCCGCCGATGCACCGGCCGCCGCGCCGGCAGCGGCAGCGCCTGCCGTCGAACCCGCCGACGCCCAATCGGCCCGTCCGCACGAGGTCCACATCAACGGCGAACGCGAGAACGAATACAAGGCCGACCGCGCCGGCTCGGCCAAGTACACCGAAGCGCTGGTCGACACGCCGCAGACCATCATGGTGATCAAGAAGGAATTGTTCCAGCAGCAGGGCGCCACCACGCTGACCGAAGCGCTGCGCAACACGCCGGGCGTCGGCACCTTTTTCCTGGGCGAAAACGGCAGCACCAATACCGGCGACGCCATCTACATGCGCGGCTTCGACAGCTCGGGCAGCCTGTTCGTGGACGGCATCCGCGACATCGGCTCGGTCTCGCGCGACGTCTTCAACATCGAGCAGATCGACGTATTGAAGGGCCCGGCCGGCACCGACAACGGCCGCGGCGCCCCCACCGGCTCGATCAACCTGAATACCAAGCAGCCGTTCCTGAAGAACAGCAACGGCGCCAGCGTGACCGCCGGCAGCGCCCACAACCGCCGCGGCAGCGCAGACCTGAACGTCGTGCTGGATGCCGCCAGCGGCACCGCGCTGCGCCTCAACCTGCTCGACCAGGACAGCGGCAACCCGGCGCGCGACGTCGTCAAGAACAAGCGCTGGGGCATCGCGCCGTCGCTGGCCTTCGGCCTGAACGGCGGCACCCGCCTGTACATCGATTACCTGCACGTCAAGCAGGACAACCTGCCGGACGGCGGCGTGCCGACCATCGGCCTGCCGGGCTACACCCCGCCGGCGGCGACCCGCACCGAACTGGCGACGGCGGCCAAGGTGGACCCGCAGAATTTCTATGGCTCGGCCGCCGACTTCGACCACGTCAAGGCCGACATGGGCACGGTCATCATCGACCACGAGTTCAGCCCGAAGCTGCGCCTGCGTAACACCAGCCGCTACGGCAAGACCCAGCAGTTCTACCTGCTGAGCGCCTTCATGGGCACCACCGCCAACATCATCACCGCGCCGAGCGCCACCTATCCGGCCGTGCGCACCGCCGATCCGTCGACTTGGCTGCTGGCCCGCACCACGCGCACCAACAAGGACCAGCGCAACACGATCCTGGCCAACCAGACCACGCTGACCGCCGATTTCGACACCAATGGCCTGAAGCACACCCTGGTGGCCGGCCTCGACCTGACCGACGAAAAGCAGAACAACTGGACCAATACCGGCCTCGGCGCCCTGGTGCCGGCCAACCTGTACCGCCCGGTGCCGGGCATCCAGCCGACCGCCTTGAGCCCGGTACGCAACGGCGCCCGCACGCAGGGCGAATCGGTCACCGAGTCGGGTTACCTGCTGGACACCATCAAGATCGGCGAACAGTGGCTGCTGGGCGCCTCGGTACGCCTGGACCACTTCGACACCACCTACGACGCGGTGACGCTCTCGACCGCCGCCGCCAACCCGACGCTGCCGGTGAACACCCAGATCCCGGCCCACTTCGAAGTGTCGGACCAGCTGGTCAGCGGAAAGCTGTCGGCCACCTACAAGCCGACCGCCAACAGCAGCGTGTACGCCCTGTGGGCCAACTCGAAGCAGCCGCCCGGCTCGAACCTGGCGTTGAGCGGCAGCGCCAACAGCGCCTCGAATCCGATCTTCCAGCCGCAGGTGAGCGTCACCACCGAAGTCGGCACCAAGTGGGACCTGCTGGACAAGAAGATGGGCGTGAGCGCGGCGCTGTACCGTACCGAGGTCAAGAACGAGGTCGAGCAGGACCCGGTCGACCTGCGCTACTACCAGACCGGCCGCAAGCGCGTGCAGGGCGTGGAATTGGGCGCGACCGGGGAACTGGCGCGCAACTGGCTGCTGAGCGCCGGCTATACCTGGATGGACACCAAGGTCGAAGCGGGCAGGGTGATCAGCGCTTCCGGCGAGAATTCGCTGACCTACACGCCCAAGCACGCCTTCACCAGCTGGACCACGTACACGCTGCCGATGGGCGTCAAGATCGGCGGCGGCGCGCGCTACAACGGCCGCCTGCTGCGCGGCACCGACGGCGCGGTCGGTACCCCGGCCTACACCAACGCCTACTGGGTGGCCGACGCCATGGCCGAGTACAGCGTGAACCGCTACGTCGACCTGCGCCTGAACGTGTACAACCTGTTCGACAAGGAATACGTGGCGGCGATCAACAAGAGCGGCTACCGCTATACGCCGGGCGCGCCGCGCTGGGCGACCCTGACCGCCAACTTCCACTTCTGA
- the rsgA gene encoding ribosome small subunit-dependent GTPase A — protein sequence MSKHEELRGTIVAAHGRHYLADVDGAFMQCVTRGKKTNVAVGDIVHLKRTSADQAVIERIAERSTLLYRSDQYKSKLLAANITRLFIVIATEPSFTDDLVSRALVACEAAGIEAHLILNKIDVTEGLERARRRAALYTGMGYPLHEVSATADPQGAVATLSPLLAGQSSILIGQSGMGKSSLVNLLIPDADIAVREISEALDTGKHTTTFTRLYKLPDSQGGGSVIDSPGFQEFGLYHLSEGMLERAFVDFKPYLGGCKYYNCRHLAEPQCAILQAVADGQISPLRHELYAQLLHESAQTLY from the coding sequence ATGAGCAAGCACGAAGAACTGCGCGGCACCATCGTCGCCGCCCACGGCCGCCACTACCTGGCCGACGTCGACGGCGCGTTCATGCAGTGCGTCACGCGCGGCAAGAAGACCAACGTCGCGGTGGGCGACATCGTGCACCTGAAGCGCACCTCGGCGGACCAGGCGGTGATCGAAAGGATCGCCGAACGCTCCACCTTGCTGTACCGCTCGGACCAGTACAAGTCGAAGCTGCTGGCGGCCAACATCACGCGCCTGTTCATCGTCATCGCCACCGAGCCGAGCTTCACCGACGACCTGGTATCGCGCGCGCTGGTGGCGTGCGAGGCGGCCGGCATCGAGGCGCACCTGATCCTCAACAAGATCGACGTCACCGAGGGACTCGAACGCGCCCGCCGGCGCGCGGCGCTGTACACCGGCATGGGCTATCCGCTGCACGAAGTCTCGGCCACCGCCGACCCGCAGGGCGCGGTGGCGACACTGTCGCCGCTGCTGGCCGGGCAATCGTCGATCCTGATCGGCCAGTCCGGCATGGGCAAGTCCTCGCTGGTGAACTTGCTGATTCCGGACGCCGACATCGCCGTGCGCGAGATCTCGGAAGCGCTCGACACCGGCAAGCACACCACCACCTTCACGCGACTGTACAAGCTACCCGACAGCCAGGGCGGCGGCAGCGTGATCGATTCGCCCGGCTTCCAGGAATTCGGCCTGTACCACCTCAGCGAAGGCATGCTGGAACGCGCCTTCGTCGACTTCAAGCCGTATCTCGGCGGCTGCAAGTACTACAACTGCCGCCACCTGGCCGAGCCGCAATGCGCGATCCTGCAGGCGGTCGCGGACGGCCAGATCTCGCCCCTGCGCCACGAACTGTATGCCCAGCTGCTGCACGAGTCGGCGCAAACCTTGTATTGA
- the murB gene encoding UDP-N-acetylmuramate dehydrogenase, whose amino-acid sequence MHPDLPIAADVSLATLNTFRIDARARRYLRVTDARQLAAALADPELAALPRLVLGGGSNILFTGDFDGLVLHMALPGRALVGERDGRVLVRAGAGEHWHAFVEWTLAQGLGGLENLALIPGTVGAAPIQNVGAYGAETRDTLHAVTVFDTGDNSTRVLDAAACRFGYRDSVFKHAEGAGLIVLDVTFALPERWQPNLRYAELAQALDAAGIHAPTPRQVADAVIAIRRRKLPDPAEIGNAGSFFKNPVVPAEQCARLLAAFPDLVHHAQADGSEKLAAGWLIDQCGWKGRNLGPAGVYPKQALVLVNNGGAGGGDVVALARAIQADVAQRYGVALEPEPVFV is encoded by the coding sequence ATGCACCCAGACCTGCCCATCGCCGCCGACGTTTCCCTTGCCACCTTGAACACTTTCCGCATCGATGCACGCGCGCGCCGCTACCTGCGCGTCACCGACGCGCGCCAGCTGGCCGCGGCGCTGGCCGACCCGGAGCTGGCCGCGCTGCCGCGCCTGGTGCTGGGCGGCGGCAGCAACATCCTCTTTACAGGTGATTTCGACGGCCTGGTGCTGCACATGGCGCTGCCCGGCCGCGCGCTCGTCGGCGAGCGGGACGGTCGCGTGCTGGTGCGTGCCGGCGCCGGCGAACACTGGCACGCCTTCGTCGAGTGGACGCTGGCGCAGGGCCTGGGCGGCCTGGAAAACCTGGCCCTGATCCCCGGCACCGTGGGCGCCGCGCCGATCCAGAACGTCGGTGCCTACGGCGCGGAAACGCGCGATACCTTGCATGCGGTGACGGTGTTCGATACCGGCGACAACAGCACACGCGTGCTCGACGCCGCCGCCTGCCGCTTCGGCTACCGCGACAGCGTGTTCAAGCACGCCGAGGGCGCCGGGCTGATCGTGCTGGACGTGACCTTCGCGCTGCCCGAGCGCTGGCAGCCGAATCTGCGCTACGCCGAACTGGCGCAGGCACTGGACGCCGCCGGCATCCATGCGCCGACGCCGCGCCAGGTGGCCGACGCGGTGATCGCGATCCGGCGCCGCAAGCTGCCCGACCCGGCCGAGATCGGCAATGCCGGCAGCTTCTTCAAGAATCCGGTGGTGCCGGCAGAGCAGTGCGCGCGCCTGCTGGCCGCGTTTCCGGACCTGGTGCACCATGCGCAAGCCGACGGCAGCGAAAAGCTGGCCGCCGGCTGGCTCATCGACCAGTGCGGCTGGAAGGGCAGGAACCTGGGACCGGCCGGCGTCTATCCGAAGCAGGCGCTGGTGCTGGTGAACAATGGCGGCGCCGGCGGCGGCGACGTGGTGGCGCTGGCGCGCGCGATCCAGGCCGACGTGGCGCAGCGCTACGGGGTGGCGCTGGAGCCGGAGCCGGTGTTCGTGTAA
- a CDS encoding YajQ family cyclic di-GMP-binding protein yields MPSFDVVCEADMVEVKNAVEQSNKEIGTRFDFKGSSANVEQKEREITLYGDADFQLAQVRDVLLNKMTKRKVDVRFLDEGKVEKIGGDKVKQVLKVRNGIETEDAKKITKLIKESKMKVQASIQGETVRVTGKDRDTLQEAIALLRKDVKDLPLEFNNFRD; encoded by the coding sequence ATGCCATCGTTTGATGTGGTCTGCGAAGCGGACATGGTCGAAGTCAAGAACGCGGTCGAGCAATCCAACAAGGAAATCGGCACCCGCTTCGATTTCAAGGGCAGCTCGGCCAACGTCGAGCAGAAGGAACGCGAAATCACGCTGTACGGCGACGCCGATTTCCAGCTGGCGCAAGTGCGCGACGTGTTGCTCAACAAGATGACCAAGCGCAAGGTCGACGTCCGCTTCCTGGACGAAGGCAAGGTCGAGAAGATCGGCGGCGACAAGGTCAAGCAGGTGCTGAAGGTGCGCAACGGCATCGAGACCGAAGACGCGAAAAAGATCACCAAGCTCATCAAGGAAAGCAAGATGAAGGTGCAGGCGTCGATCCAGGGCGAGACCGTGCGCGTCACCGGCAAGGACCGCGACACCCTGCAGGAAGCCATCGCCCTGCTGCGCAAGGACGTCAAGGACCTGCCGCTCGAATTCAACAACTTCCGCGACTGA
- a CDS encoding nitronate monooxygenase, which translates to MKRVDDFRLRMGNKEYVPIMIGGMGVDISTSELALEVARLGGIGHISDAMVPDVSDRKFDTSFVKEKTKLYKFNINNMDKSVVQFDLDRLAEATRLHVGATMEAKKGDGLVFVNCMEKLTMNAPKETLRTRLSAALDAGIDGITMSAGLHLGSFELVKDHPRFRDAKLGIIVSSVRALQLFLRKVSRLNRLPDYIVVEGPLAGGHLGFGIDDWKDYDLHTIMDEIHAFMKAEQLDIPLIAAGGIFTGSDAVGFLEKGAGGVQVATRFTVTHECGLPDDVKQEYFRASEEDIIVNGVSPTGYPMRMLKQTPAIGSGIRPGCESYGYLLDATGNCAYINSYNREIMANPGQKNVQVFDKTCLCTHMRNFKCWTCGSTTYRLKDTTHKLADGSYQVLSAEHVFKDYQFSVDNRIALPVRQEAAA; encoded by the coding sequence ATGAAACGTGTTGATGATTTCCGCCTGCGTATGGGCAACAAGGAGTATGTGCCCATCATGATCGGCGGCATGGGCGTGGACATTTCGACGTCCGAACTGGCGCTGGAAGTGGCGCGCCTGGGCGGCATCGGCCATATCTCGGACGCCATGGTCCCGGACGTATCGGACCGCAAGTTCGATACCAGCTTCGTCAAGGAAAAGACCAAGCTGTACAAGTTCAACATCAACAACATGGACAAGTCGGTGGTCCAGTTCGACCTCGACCGCCTGGCCGAAGCCACCCGCCTGCACGTGGGCGCCACCATGGAAGCCAAGAAGGGCGACGGCCTGGTGTTCGTCAACTGCATGGAAAAGCTGACCATGAACGCGCCCAAGGAAACCCTGCGCACGCGCCTGTCGGCGGCGCTGGACGCGGGCATCGACGGCATCACGATGTCGGCCGGCCTGCATCTCGGCTCGTTCGAGCTGGTCAAGGACCACCCGCGCTTCCGCGACGCCAAGCTGGGCATCATCGTGTCCTCGGTACGCGCGCTGCAACTGTTCCTGCGCAAAGTGTCGCGCCTGAACCGCCTGCCCGACTACATCGTGGTCGAAGGCCCCTTGGCCGGCGGCCACCTCGGCTTCGGCATCGACGACTGGAAGGACTACGACCTGCACACGATCATGGACGAGATCCACGCGTTCATGAAGGCCGAGCAGCTGGACATTCCGCTGATCGCCGCCGGCGGCATCTTCACCGGTTCCGATGCCGTGGGCTTCCTGGAAAAAGGCGCCGGCGGCGTGCAGGTGGCGACCCGCTTTACCGTCACCCACGAATGCGGCCTGCCGGACGACGTCAAGCAGGAATACTTCCGCGCCAGCGAGGAAGACATCATCGTCAACGGCGTCTCGCCGACCGGCTACCCGATGCGCATGCTGAAGCAGACCCCGGCGATCGGTTCCGGCATCCGCCCAGGCTGCGAATCCTACGGCTATCTGCTGGATGCGACCGGCAATTGCGCCTACATCAATTCGTACAACCGGGAAATCATGGCCAATCCGGGCCAGAAGAACGTGCAGGTGTTCGACAAGACTTGCCTGTGCACCCACATGCGCAACTTCAAGTGCTGGACCTGCGGCTCGACCACCTACCGCCTGAAGGATACGACCCACAAGCTGGCCGACGGCAGCTACCAGGTACTGTCTGCGGAACATGTGTTCAAGGACTACCAGTTCAGCGTCGACAACCGCATCGCCCTGCCGGTGCGGCAGGAGGCGGCGGCCTGA
- a CDS encoding argininosuccinate synthase — protein MSDIKKVVLAYSGGLDTSVILKWLQDHYHCEIVTFTADLGQGEELEPARAKAIKFGIKPENIYIDDVREEFVRDFVFPMFRANTVYEGEYLLGTSIARPLIAKRLIEIANETGADAVSHGATGKGNDQVRFELGAYALKPDVKIIAPWREWDLLSREKLLKYAEDAGIDIDMKHKNGGAPYSMDANLLHISFEGRHLENPSAEAEESMWRWTVSPEQAPDEAEYLDIEYARGDIVGLNGVKMSPAQVLTELNRLGGKHGIGRLDLVENRYVGMKSRGCYETPGGTIMLRAHRAIESITLDREVAHLKDDLMPRYASLIYNGYWWAPERVALQTLIDHTQQTVNGWVRIKLYKGNVIVVSRDSKTDSLFDMNIATFDEDGGAYNQADAGGFIKLNALRMRIAAKARAKRGQ, from the coding sequence ATGAGCGACATTAAAAAAGTAGTCCTCGCCTACTCCGGCGGCCTCGACACCTCCGTCATCCTGAAATGGCTGCAGGATCACTACCACTGCGAAATCGTCACCTTCACCGCCGACCTCGGCCAGGGCGAAGAGCTGGAACCGGCGCGCGCCAAGGCGATCAAGTTCGGCATCAAGCCGGAAAACATCTACATCGACGACGTGCGCGAGGAATTCGTGCGCGACTTCGTGTTCCCGATGTTCCGCGCGAATACCGTGTACGAAGGCGAGTACCTGCTGGGCACGTCGATCGCGCGTCCGCTGATCGCCAAGCGCCTGATCGAAATCGCCAATGAAACCGGCGCAGACGCCGTGTCGCACGGCGCCACCGGCAAGGGCAACGACCAGGTGCGCTTCGAGCTGGGCGCGTATGCGCTGAAGCCGGACGTCAAGATCATCGCCCCGTGGCGCGAATGGGACCTGCTGTCGCGCGAAAAGCTGCTGAAATACGCGGAAGACGCCGGCATCGACATCGACATGAAGCACAAGAACGGCGGCGCGCCGTACTCGATGGACGCCAACCTGCTGCACATCAGCTTCGAGGGCCGCCACCTGGAAAACCCGAGCGCGGAAGCCGAGGAATCGATGTGGCGCTGGACCGTGTCGCCGGAACAGGCGCCGGACGAAGCCGAGTACCTGGACATCGAATACGCGCGCGGCGACATCGTCGGCCTGAATGGCGTCAAGATGAGCCCGGCCCAGGTGCTGACCGAGTTGAACCGCCTGGGCGGCAAGCACGGCATCGGCCGCCTCGACCTGGTGGAAAACCGCTACGTCGGCATGAAGTCGCGCGGCTGCTACGAAACCCCGGGCGGCACCATCATGCTGCGCGCCCACCGCGCGATCGAATCGATCACGCTGGACCGCGAAGTGGCGCACCTGAAGGACGACCTGATGCCGCGCTACGCCTCGCTGATCTACAACGGCTACTGGTGGGCGCCGGAACGCGTCGCGCTGCAGACGCTGATCGACCACACCCAGCAGACGGTCAACGGCTGGGTGCGCATCAAGCTGTACAAGGGCAACGTGATCGTGGTGTCGCGCGATTCGAAGACGGATTCGCTGTTCGACATGAACATCGCCACCTTCGACGAGGACGGCGGCGCCTACAACCAGGCCGACGCCGGCGGCTTCATCAAGCTGAACGCGCTGCGCATGCGCATCGCGGCCAAGGCGCGCGCCAAGCGCGGGCAGTAA
- the argF gene encoding ornithine carbamoyltransferase produces the protein MAGQNPIKHFLQFSDFTRDEFEYVIERTKLIKRKFKNYEVYHPLVDRTLVMVFEKSSTRTRLSFEAGMHQLGGAAIYLNTRDSQLGRGEPVEDAGQVMSRMCDIIMVRTFGQDIIERFASHSRVPVINGLTNEHHPCQVLADIFTFHEHRGSIAGKTVAWIGDANNMLYSWLQAAEVFGFHLNVSTPAGYDIDPALVKTDRYTVFANPSDACEGAHLVTTDVWTSMGYEKENAERLKAFDGFIVDGAKMARATPDALFMHCLPAHRGEEVAAEVIDGPQSVVWDEAENRLHVQKALIEYLLLGRIENK, from the coding sequence ATGGCTGGCCAGAATCCCATCAAGCACTTCCTGCAGTTCTCCGATTTCACCCGCGACGAGTTCGAGTACGTGATCGAGCGTACCAAGCTCATCAAGCGCAAGTTCAAGAACTACGAGGTCTACCACCCGCTGGTCGACCGCACGCTGGTGATGGTGTTCGAAAAGAGCTCGACGCGCACGCGATTGAGCTTCGAGGCCGGCATGCACCAGCTCGGCGGCGCCGCCATCTACCTGAACACACGCGACAGCCAGCTCGGCCGCGGCGAACCGGTGGAAGACGCCGGCCAGGTCATGAGCCGCATGTGCGACATCATCATGGTGCGCACCTTCGGCCAGGACATCATCGAGCGCTTCGCCTCGCATTCGCGCGTTCCCGTGATCAACGGCCTGACCAACGAGCACCACCCATGCCAGGTGCTGGCGGACATCTTCACCTTCCATGAGCACCGCGGCTCGATCGCCGGCAAGACGGTGGCCTGGATCGGCGACGCCAACAACATGCTGTACTCCTGGTTGCAGGCGGCCGAGGTGTTCGGCTTCCACCTGAACGTGTCGACCCCGGCCGGCTACGACATCGACCCGGCGCTGGTCAAGACCGACCGCTACACCGTGTTCGCCAATCCGTCCGACGCCTGCGAAGGCGCGCACCTGGTCACCACCGACGTCTGGACCAGCATGGGCTACGAAAAGGAAAACGCCGAGCGCCTGAAGGCCTTCGACGGCTTCATCGTCGACGGCGCCAAGATGGCGCGCGCGACGCCCGACGCGCTGTTCATGCACTGCCTGCCGGCGCACCGCGGCGAAGAAGTCGCGGCCGAGGTCATCGACGGCCCGCAGTCGGTCGTCTGGGACGAGGCCGAGAACCGCCTGCACGTGCAGAAGGCGCTGATCGAGTACTTGCTGCTGGGCCGTATCGAAAACAAGTAA
- a CDS encoding ABC transporter ATP-binding protein/permease produces MAAWKQFVNVAKPYWLGEEKNKAWGMMVSLIVLMLVDTKLAVMLNNQAGEMTSALAGKNGDRFWTAVRACLFTLAFAVPVYASYYYMRDTFANQWRRWLTGRFLDGYLKGRNYYQLGFDSEMDNPDQRISEDINTFTGRSINFLLIFLGSMMQLVAFSAVLWSISHLLVGVLAVYALAGTVIALYAFGNPLIHLNFWQLRREADFRFSLIRMRENAESIAFYRGEAQERAHIDIKFNKTINNFVKLIRKQRNLNLYQRTFSQLTLVLPGMILANGVLSGELEVGRAIQAAGAFTAVLGAVGVIVDNFESLSRFVAGIGRLHALSKLVLPETASDMPAPVAPEAHPRIQRRPGAHLALEAVTLHPPQSERVLIRELNLALKPGEALLITGESGCGKSSLLRAIAGLWHTGSGTIHHPPAEDFFFLPQRPYLQTGTLRSQLIYPSTHSSLSDEQLLDILDQVHLPRVAARVGGLNAVQDWDKLLSVGEQQRLAFARVLVHAPRIVILDEATSALDSGNEASLYARLRATGTTLISIAHRAAVLRHHTHVLRLVGDGAWEVHEAEGYQFDGAAADAHGAAGAQPARPALKVVAAGNPEPKVAAQ; encoded by the coding sequence ATGGCGGCATGGAAACAGTTCGTCAACGTGGCGAAGCCGTACTGGCTGGGCGAGGAAAAGAACAAAGCCTGGGGGATGATGGTGTCGCTCATCGTCCTGATGCTGGTCGACACCAAGCTGGCCGTCATGCTCAACAACCAGGCCGGCGAGATGACCTCGGCGCTGGCCGGCAAGAACGGCGACAGGTTCTGGACGGCGGTGCGCGCCTGCCTGTTCACGCTGGCGTTCGCGGTACCGGTGTATGCGTCCTACTACTACATGCGCGACACCTTCGCCAACCAGTGGCGGCGCTGGCTTACCGGCCGTTTCCTGGACGGCTACCTGAAAGGCCGCAATTACTACCAGCTCGGCTTCGATAGCGAGATGGACAATCCCGACCAGCGCATCAGCGAAGACATCAACACCTTTACGGGACGGTCGATCAATTTCCTGCTGATCTTCCTGGGTTCGATGATGCAGCTGGTCGCCTTCAGCGCCGTGCTGTGGTCGATCTCGCACCTGCTGGTGGGCGTGCTGGCAGTGTATGCGCTGGCCGGCACCGTCATCGCCCTGTACGCTTTCGGCAACCCGCTGATCCACCTGAATTTCTGGCAGCTGCGGCGCGAGGCGGATTTCCGCTTCAGCCTGATCCGCATGCGCGAAAACGCCGAATCGATCGCCTTCTACCGCGGCGAAGCGCAGGAGCGCGCCCACATCGACATCAAATTCAACAAGACGATCAATAACTTCGTCAAGCTGATCCGGAAGCAGCGCAACCTGAACCTGTACCAGCGCACGTTCAGCCAACTGACCCTGGTGTTGCCGGGCATGATCCTGGCCAACGGCGTGCTGTCGGGCGAACTGGAAGTGGGCCGGGCGATCCAGGCCGCCGGCGCCTTCACCGCCGTGCTCGGCGCCGTGGGCGTGATCGTCGACAATTTCGAGAGCCTGAGCCGCTTCGTGGCCGGCATCGGCCGCCTGCACGCCTTGTCCAAGCTGGTGCTGCCCGAGACGGCGTCCGACATGCCCGCGCCAGTCGCGCCCGAGGCGCACCCGCGCATCCAGCGCCGTCCGGGCGCGCACCTGGCGCTGGAAGCCGTGACCCTGCATCCGCCGCAGTCCGAGCGCGTGCTGATCAGGGAACTGAACCTGGCCCTGAAGCCGGGCGAGGCGCTGTTGATCACCGGCGAAAGCGGTTGCGGCAAGAGCTCGCTGCTGCGCGCCATCGCCGGCCTGTGGCATACCGGCAGCGGTACCATCCACCATCCGCCGGCCGAGGATTTCTTCTTCCTGCCACAGCGCCCCTATTTGCAGACGGGCACGCTGCGCAGCCAGCTGATCTACCCGAGCACGCATTCCAGCCTGAGCGACGAGCAATTGCTGGACATCCTGGACCAGGTCCACCTGCCGCGCGTGGCCGCGCGCGTGGGCGGCCTGAACGCGGTGCAGGACTGGGACAAATTGCTGTCGGTCGGCGAACAGCAGCGCCTGGCCTTCGCGCGCGTGCTGGTGCACGCGCCGCGCATCGTCATCCTGGACGAAGCGACCAGCGCGCTCGACAGCGGCAACGAAGCCTCGCTGTACGCACGCCTGCGCGCCACCGGCACCACCCTGATCAGCATCGCGCACCGGGCGGCGGTGCTGCGCCACCACACCCACGTGCTGCGCCTGGTCGGCGACGGCGCCTGGGAGGTGCACGAGGCTGAAGGCTACCAGTTCGACGGCGCGGCTGCCGATGCGCACGGCGCCGCCGGCGCCCAGCCGGCGCGGCCGGCACTGAAGGTGGTGGCCGCGGGAAATCCGGAACCGAAGGTCGCCGCCCAATAA